CCCGAAAAAGAATAGCCGTATGTTAAGTCATGCCTATGCCATGAGCATCTACTCGGCACAAAAGAATGTCCATATCGTCAATCCTTATTTTGTACCGACCTCTTCTATCAAAAAGGCGTTGAACCGGACAATCGACCGGGGAGTAGATGTAACCATCATGGTTTCCTCTGCTTCCGATATCCCTTTTACTCCGGATGCCGCACTTTATAAGTTACATAAACTGATGAAAAGAGGAGCTACTGTCTACATGTACAACGGGGGATTCCATCACTCGAAAATTATGATGGTGGACGACTTGTTCTGCACAGTCGGTACTGCTAACCTGAACAGTCGTAGCCTACGATATGACTACGAAACAAATGCCTTTATTTTTGATAAAAGAACAACCAGTGAATTGAATAATATGTTCCGAAACGATATCGAGCATTGCACCCAGCTGACACCGGAGTTTTGGAAAAAGCGTTCTCCCTGGAAAAAGTTCGTCGGCTGGTTTGCTAATTTATTCACTCCATTTTTGTAATTTTGTACGGAGAATCATTTTCACTGCAAATTATTCATTATGAAACAATACCTGGATTTACTCAATCGTGTGCTAACCGAAGGCACGGAAAAAGGGGATCGTACCGGAACCGGAACAATCAGTATCTTCGGTCATCAGATGCGTTTTAACCTTGATGACGGTTTCCCGTGTCTGACAACCAAAAAATTGCATCTGAAATCAATCATATACGAATTGCTTTGGTTTCTGCAAGGAGATACAAACGTGAAATACCTGCAGGAACATGGAGTACGTATTTGGAACGAATGGGCGGACGAGAACGGTGATTTGGGTCATGTCTACGGTTATCAATGGCGTTCATGGCCTGATTACAACGGCGGCTTCATCGACCAGATCAGCGAAGTAGTGGAGACACTCAAACACAATCCGGATTCACGCCGTATCATCGTTAGTGCCTGGAACGTAGCAGATTTGAACAATATGAATCTACCTCCCTGCCATGCATTCTTTCAGTTTTACGTAGCAGACGGGCGGTTGAGCCTGCAACTATATCAACGCAGTGCCGATATATTTCTCGGCGTCCCCTTCAACATTGCTTCATACGCATTATTACTGCAAATGATGGCACAAGTGACAGGTTTGAAAGCCGGTGATTTCGTTCATACTTTCGGTGATGCCCATATCTACCTGAACCATTTGGAACAAGTAAAGCTCCAGTTATCTAGGGAGCCTCGTCCATTGCCACAAATGAAAATCAATCCGGACGTGAAAAACATCTTCGATTTTAAATTTGAGGACTTCGAGTTAGTAAACTATGATCCGCATCCGCATATTGCAGGAGCAG
The Bacteroides luhongzhouii DNA segment above includes these coding regions:
- a CDS encoding thymidylate synthase is translated as MKQYLDLLNRVLTEGTEKGDRTGTGTISIFGHQMRFNLDDGFPCLTTKKLHLKSIIYELLWFLQGDTNVKYLQEHGVRIWNEWADENGDLGHVYGYQWRSWPDYNGGFIDQISEVVETLKHNPDSRRIIVSAWNVADLNNMNLPPCHAFFQFYVADGRLSLQLYQRSADIFLGVPFNIASYALLLQMMAQVTGLKAGDFVHTFGDAHIYLNHLEQVKLQLSREPRPLPQMKINPDVKNIFDFKFEDFELVNYDPHPHIAGAVAV